A segment of the Arachis hypogaea cultivar Tifrunner chromosome 5, arahy.Tifrunner.gnm2.J5K5, whole genome shotgun sequence genome:
AGGAAACTAGACCAACCTCCTCCTATTCCTTATTGCAATTcctcttctaattcttcttcttcttcttcagttcCACAACTAGTAGTACCACCTGCACCGCCTTCCATCCACGACTACGATCTCACCTCCCTCATATCCTCCTTCCCACAGCAACACCACCTTTATCCACCGCCAAATATGTATCACCATCAGCAAGGCTTTGAAAGCTTATTGATAGATGATGATTTGAGCCATCTCATGGCGTGTGTAGTGAGTAATAATCAACAAATGGAAGTGCAGCAGGGTTTTTATGGCAGCACGACTTCAACAGAGAGCACTACTACTACTAGTTGGGGACCTGATATGACCTCTCTCGTTAACtactcatcaccaccaccaccaccaccacctttgCTTTATCAAGATGACGCTTCACCTGCTTCTAGGTACTTTGGAATGCAAATGCTAtaacatacatatacatacataacgCTTTTGTTTCTTTAGGGGGTGCTGTAAATCAATTTCATTTAATATGTACCGCTACAATTGcataaataattaagatttaagaaaagaaatgtaTCCGACAAAACCCTAAATCAGTTTATCACTTTCATGGACGACAGCTTTTGTGGCTCTTACTGTTTTTGGCTACATATATATGTATAGCcttatatatatggatgtttacGGAATAAAGAATCTTAGTTATAGTTATATATATACCACTACTGGAGTTCATATAATTATTTCTgcttgaaaaaaagaaaatgagtttcTCCCATCCGTCGCTGAAatacatgatgatgatgatgatgattgaattgtAGCTTTCAGAAAGTTCTTCTGAAACGGGAAGCAAAAGGCTGTGGGAAAATTTGAAAGGTGCTTAGCGGTTTTGGCAGTGACTTGGTAAGCTTTTagcaaagaaagaataaaaaagtgGCAGCATTCTTTTATAGTTTTCTTAATGTCTTATATATTTAGTAGCCATACATCTCATGTGACTCCAATTCAAGTAGATCGAATACGAGACACCTTTAAGTCTCTCATTATATTCTTGCCTCATATACAATCCATATCTCATGAAAACAACACTACCCTTCTTATTAATTATTGGAAAAGTCTAGCGTctagcaattttattaaattttgacaaGTATGTaattagtaaaagaaaaatgaataattcTACATCATTGGATAAAATCTTAAACCATTAAAAACATCATCGATCGATAGTTATTTAAtgattacaaatcacaaaaattactgactCTAACACTCTTCTTAATTATTAGCTTGCTTGCTTTCCAACTTCAATCGTAGTTAATAACATTATTTTAAAACATATAACCATTTATTTgcttatatttttgaaaaaaataattttataatataatatttaaatttttatgaccTGAAAAGTTTACAATTTGATATCTAAtgatattttcaaataaaaaaataacataatataaataaaaaattttatacaaaaatctACATAAACAAATAAGatcttatattaaaaaattgtactaataataaagatataactaattaaattaaaaaagtaagtataagcaaaaatagagttttagttgataaaattaatttatttgtataatattaaaaatagtttccATCGTTCATTAATAATAGTTCACATCCGTTATTTGGCACATGTTTTCACTCCAAAACTACCATATGAACGTGATAAGCGAATATTTGAGCACATATCTgta
Coding sequences within it:
- the LOC112800458 gene encoding uncharacterized protein gives rise to the protein MGRAPCCDKANVKKGPWSPEEDAKLKSYIEQHGTGGNWIALPQKIGLKRCGKSCRLRWLNYLRPNIKHGSFSEEEDNIICTLYVSIGSRWSIIAAQLPGRTDNDIKNYWNTRLKKKLLAKQRKLDQPPPIPYCNSSSNSSSSSSVPQLVVPPAPPSIHDYDLTSLISSFPQQHHLYPPPNMYHHQQGFESLLIDDDLSHLMACVVSNNQQMEVQQGFYGSTTSTESTTTTSWGPDMTSLVNYSSPPPPPPPLLYQDDASPASRYFGMQML